One Deltaproteobacteria bacterium genomic window carries:
- a CDS encoding iron ABC transporter permease: MHLTFRRFVVVNALLIVVLFASIVLASTIGSVHVDLARALTAGIADNTDRVILFETRLPRVLLAAIVGGALASAGVALQGLLRNPLAEPHLIGVSGGAALGAVITVIIVGRSAFSETALLPIGASAGALVSMAVIYRLALVHGRLQPYVLLLAGVVYNAFAGALIMCVNAVADFYQAQGILYWLMGNLAAQSYRLVGAIGLYTAVGFVWLLLHARQLNVLTLGEESALQLGVAVDRTRRAMFLGASFLVGAVVSVSGMIGFVGLIVPHVMRLILGADHRLLLPASLLAGATFLVWADTIARSALGVVEIPVGVVTALCGGPFFVYLLKREGRKVFG; the protein is encoded by the coding sequence ATGCATCTTACCTTCCGCCGTTTTGTAGTCGTCAACGCGCTGCTGATCGTCGTCCTGTTCGCGTCCATCGTGTTGGCGTCGACGATCGGCAGCGTCCACGTCGATCTCGCGCGCGCGTTGACGGCGGGCATTGCCGACAACACGGATCGGGTGATCCTGTTCGAGACGCGGTTGCCGCGCGTGCTGTTGGCCGCCATCGTTGGCGGTGCGTTGGCGAGTGCGGGCGTCGCATTGCAGGGCTTGCTGCGCAATCCGCTCGCCGAGCCGCACTTGATCGGGGTTTCGGGCGGCGCCGCGCTGGGTGCAGTGATCACAGTGATCATTGTCGGTCGCAGTGCGTTCAGCGAGACGGCGCTGCTGCCGATCGGTGCGTCAGCGGGAGCGCTGGTGTCGATGGCGGTGATCTATCGGCTGGCGTTGGTGCACGGCCGGCTGCAGCCGTACGTGCTGCTGCTGGCGGGCGTGGTCTACAACGCGTTCGCCGGCGCGCTCATCATGTGCGTGAACGCGGTCGCCGACTTCTATCAGGCGCAGGGCATCCTCTATTGGCTGATGGGCAACTTAGCGGCGCAGAGCTATCGGCTGGTCGGCGCGATCGGACTCTATACTGCCGTCGGCTTCGTCTGGCTGCTGCTGCACGCGCGGCAACTCAACGTACTGACCCTGGGTGAGGAGTCGGCCCTGCAACTCGGCGTCGCCGTCGACCGCACGCGGCGCGCGATGTTTCTCGGCGCGTCGTTTCTGGTTGGTGCGGTGGTCTCGGTCAGCGGCATGATCGGCTTCGTCGGCTTGATCGTGCCGCACGTGATGCGGCTGATCCTCGGCGCCGATCATCGGTTGCTGTTGCCGGCATCGTTGCTGGCGGGTGCCACGTTCTTGGTGTGGGCCGACACGATCGCGCGCAGCGCGCTCGGCGTCGTCGAGATTCCCGTCGGCGTGGTCACCGCACTGTGCGGCGGGCCGTTTTTCGTCTACTTGCTCAAGCGCGAAGGGAGGAAAGTGTTTGGCTGA
- a CDS encoding heme ABC transporter ATP-binding protein produces the protein MAEPIEASGLRFSYGREPVIDDVSLTLVAGEMLGVIGPNGSGKSTLLRLLSGVLHPDRGEIRIHGRALSEYSRRELGRTIAVVPQDTAIEFPFSVTEVVLMGRSPHLSGFAFESAHDVAVAREAMRRTDVLPLADRSIHELSGGERQRVVLARALAQDASVLLLDEPGAFLDIRHEVEIYDLLRDLQHEGRSVISVLHDLNLAALYCDRVALLKAGRLVQLGPPAEVITYKNLTDVYETEVYVDVNAITGAVNVLPLSRKYRDKLRS, from the coding sequence TTGGCTGAGCCGATCGAAGCCAGCGGCCTGCGCTTCAGCTACGGCCGCGAGCCGGTGATTGACGACGTGTCCCTGACCCTCGTCGCGGGCGAGATGCTGGGCGTCATCGGACCCAACGGCTCGGGGAAGTCGACGCTGCTGCGGCTGCTCAGCGGCGTGTTGCATCCCGACCGCGGCGAAATCCGGATTCATGGGCGCGCCCTCAGCGAGTATTCGCGACGGGAGCTGGGTCGGACCATCGCCGTGGTGCCACAAGACACCGCCATCGAGTTCCCGTTCTCGGTCACCGAGGTCGTGCTGATGGGGCGCTCGCCGCATCTGAGCGGCTTCGCCTTCGAGAGCGCGCACGACGTAGCGGTGGCGCGCGAAGCCATGCGGCGCACCGACGTACTGCCCTTGGCGGACCGGTCGATTCACGAGCTGAGCGGCGGCGAACGCCAACGCGTCGTGCTTGCGCGCGCGTTGGCGCAGGATGCGAGCGTCCTGCTGCTCGACGAGCCGGGAGCCTTTCTCGACATTCGACACGAAGTCGAGATCTACGATTTGCTCCGCGATCTGCAGCACGAAGGGCGGAGCGTGATCTCCGTCCTGCACGATCTCAACCTGGCGGCGCTGTACTGCGATCGGGTTGCGTTGCTCAAAGCCGGGCGCCTGGTGCAGCTCGGCCCGCCGGCGGAAGTGATCACGTACAAGAATCTGACCGACGTGTACGAGACCGAAGTCTACGTCGACGTGAACGCCATCACCGGCGCGGTGAACGTGCTGCCGTTGAGCCGCAAGTATCGCGACAAACTCCGCTCGTGA
- a CDS encoding PAS domain-containing protein, translated as MSAEESTSLQRLLRPRLATALLESFAALAPDLGLAVLRSDRRPLASAGSWPDGSLSEVSAGDDSANHRSYPLLAGARAVGTLIARGPVSGIASVTERVLHDTLSALLAQAIEKRDITAEALQGYREVNLLYRVGETIGRSLDPNVIPELMLQESKLITADAGFVLLGDVAASYGEADDVSALNEAVQVVIDSLWQSERPAILTDIPGAGSRWSAILWAPLRGSDRVLGGIALGRRAGQPVFAANEEKLLMALAAPSALALQNAHLFADLEQTLNSTLEIKTLMDNVLASIASGVLTTDLHRQITLCNEAAARILGLTRNAIVGRPLARALPAPFSRLSAIIAGTAERGTATPAGNLSVTMPGRGPLHLFVSCTPLRDAQGERSGAAVVINDFSEQREVEADRDRIHQTFGRVVAPRVRDRLLSDASHLRLDGDRHTITVLFADLHNFTPFSERTEPEKLFKVLNSYLSLAAQAVLNEEGTLDKFLGDAVMAFWNAPDAQPDHALRATRAAIAMQRAVEAHRGAVEEQYHLHFSIGITTGAAIVGNVGTSELFNYTAIGDTVNLAQRLESLAEPGQIFLSEATHREVSAHVTATERPPVQVKGRQQPVVVYELKSLAP; from the coding sequence ATGAGCGCTGAGGAGAGCACGAGCCTGCAGCGTCTCCTGCGCCCGCGGCTGGCGACTGCGTTGCTCGAATCGTTTGCCGCGCTGGCGCCCGATCTCGGTTTGGCGGTGCTGCGATCCGACCGGCGACCGCTCGCCAGTGCCGGGAGCTGGCCGGACGGATCGTTGAGCGAGGTGTCGGCCGGCGACGACTCGGCGAACCACCGATCCTATCCGTTGCTTGCTGGCGCGCGGGCGGTGGGGACGTTGATCGCGCGCGGCCCCGTGTCCGGCATCGCGAGCGTTACCGAGCGTGTTCTGCACGACACGTTGTCCGCCTTGCTCGCGCAGGCGATCGAGAAGCGCGACATCACCGCGGAAGCGCTGCAGGGGTACCGCGAGGTCAACCTGTTGTATCGCGTCGGCGAGACGATCGGGCGCTCCCTCGACCCCAACGTCATTCCGGAACTGATGCTGCAAGAAAGCAAGCTCATCACCGCTGATGCCGGGTTCGTGCTGCTGGGCGATGTGGCGGCGAGCTACGGTGAAGCCGATGACGTGTCAGCGCTGAACGAGGCCGTGCAGGTGGTGATCGATTCGCTCTGGCAGAGCGAGCGCCCGGCGATTCTGACCGACATCCCCGGCGCCGGTTCGCGATGGAGCGCGATCCTGTGGGCGCCGCTGCGCGGCAGCGATCGGGTCCTCGGTGGCATTGCGCTCGGCCGCCGTGCCGGGCAGCCGGTGTTCGCGGCAAACGAGGAGAAGCTGCTCATGGCGCTGGCGGCGCCGTCGGCGCTGGCGTTGCAGAACGCCCACTTGTTCGCCGACCTCGAACAGACGCTCAACAGCACGCTCGAAATCAAGACGTTGATGGACAACGTCCTGGCGTCGATCGCCTCGGGTGTGCTCACCACCGACCTGCACCGGCAGATCACGCTGTGCAACGAGGCTGCGGCGCGCATCTTGGGTCTGACTCGTAACGCGATTGTCGGTCGGCCGCTGGCGCGGGCGTTGCCGGCGCCGTTCTCGCGATTGAGCGCCATCATCGCCGGCACGGCCGAACGCGGCACCGCGACTCCGGCAGGCAACCTCTCGGTCACAATGCCCGGGCGCGGCCCGCTGCACTTGTTCGTCTCGTGCACTCCCCTTCGTGATGCACAAGGCGAGCGCAGCGGGGCGGCCGTGGTCATCAACGACTTCTCCGAGCAACGCGAGGTCGAAGCCGACCGCGATCGCATCCACCAGACCTTCGGACGTGTGGTGGCGCCGCGCGTGCGTGATCGCTTGCTCTCCGATGCGAGTCACCTTCGACTCGACGGCGATCGCCACACCATCACGGTGCTGTTCGCCGACTTGCACAACTTCACACCGTTCAGCGAGCGCACCGAGCCGGAGAAGCTGTTCAAGGTGTTGAACTCGTATCTGTCGCTGGCGGCGCAGGCGGTGCTGAACGAAGAGGGCACGCTCGATAAATTCCTCGGCGATGCGGTGATGGCGTTCTGGAACGCGCCCGACGCGCAGCCGGACCACGCGTTGCGGGCGACGCGCGCGGCCATCGCCATGCAGCGCGCGGTCGAGGCGCATCGCGGCGCCGTGGAAGAGCAGTACCACCTGCACTTCAGCATCGGCATCACCACGGGCGCCGCGATTGTCGGCAACGTCGGCACCAGCGAGCTGTTCAACTACACCGCGATCGGCGACACTGTGAACCTGGCGCAGCGCTTGGAGAGCCTCGCCGAGCCCGGGCAAATCTTCCTGTCGGAAGCGACACATCGTGAGGTGTCGGCGCACGTCACCGCGACGGAGCGTCCGCCGGTGCAGGTCAAGGGCCGCCAGCAACCGGTGGTGGTGTACGAGCTGAAGAGTCTCGCCCCTTAG